Proteins encoded by one window of Chaetodon trifascialis isolate fChaTrf1 chromosome 15, fChaTrf1.hap1, whole genome shotgun sequence:
- the tom1 gene encoding target of Myb1 membrane trafficking protein isoform X5, with protein sequence MEFLLGNPFSTPVGQRIEAATSSSLPSEDWALNMEICDMINSSEEGPKDAVRAIKKRIVGNKNFKEVMQALTVLETCVKNCGYRFHILVTTRDFVEGVLVRSIIPRNNPPLVLHDRVLSIIQAWADAFRSSPDLTGVVSVYEDLRRKGLEFPMTELDGYSPVQAPQKIKNLKTELGVVRSNLTMMSDMMSQLDPVTVKQADMELLEQLYTVCKEMQERIVKIVPRLSEEKLIEELLATNDEMNTAFLRYHRFERRLTNGPNTAEKSHTYVNLTDLNLTAESVSQSQGASLTNNSSLSQSRSDSLASQMARLSTSESDDTLSQKINVPTPQRPSEQSDAAVDGQAQALDSRRLNAGMDGSPASTCSSSPKLDWMIKRGMIPINQSNVMDDIEKWLALDDEYDDFEDSDGVTSEEFDRFLAERAKAAERLPSLRASSQDTNHSES encoded by the exons ATGGAGTTTTTACTGGGAAATCCGTTCAGCACGCCGGTGGGACAGCGGATCG AGGCTGCGACCAGCTCCAGCCTGCCATCAGAGGACTGGGCCCTCAACATGGAGATCTGCGACATGATCAACAGCTCAgaggaagg ACCCAAAGACGCAGTCAGAGCCATAAAGAAAAGGATTGTGGGGAACAAGAACTTCAAGGAGGTCATGCAGGCACTCACC GTCCTGGAGACTTGTGTGAAGAACTGCGGCTACAGGTTTCACATTCTGGTGACGACACGGGATTTTGTAGAGGGGGTTCTGGTGCGCTCGATCATTCCAAGAAACAATCCTCCATTGGTCCTGCATGACAGAGTGCTCAGCATCATACAG GCGTGGGCTGATGCATTCCGGAGCTCACCCGACCTGACGGGCGTGGTGTCGGTGTATGAGGACCTACGAAGGAAAGGGCTTGAGTTCCCCATGACAGAACTGGATGGTTACTCACCTGTCCAAGCCCCACAAAAG ATCAAAAACCTGAAGACAGAGCTGGGAGTGGTGCGAAGCAACCTGACGATGATGTCAGACATGATGAGTCAGCTGGATCCTGTCACGGTAAAGCAGGCAGacatggagctgctggag CAGTTATACACAGTTTGTAAGGAAATGCAAGAGCGGATCGTGAAGATCGTCCCCAGACTCAGCGAGGAGAAGCTGATTGAGGAGTTGCTGGCAACTAATGATGAGATGAACACCGCCTTCCTTCGCTACCACAG ATTTGAAAGAAGGCTAACGAATGggccaaacacagcagagaag AGCCACACGTATGTCAACCTGACAGACCTCAATCTGACAGCGGAGtctgtcagccaatcacaaggcGCATCACTTACCAATAACAGCTCACTCAGCCAGTCAAGATCAGACAGTTTGGCCAGTCAGATGGCCAGACTCA GTACAAGTGAATCAGATGACACGTTATCACAGAAGATAAATGTCCCCACTCCACAAAGACCGAG TGAGCAGAGCGACGCTGCAGTGGACGGCCAGGCTCAGGCTCTGGACAGCAGACGACTAAACGCAGGAATG GACGGCAGCccagcctccacctgcagctcctcaccAAAGTTAGATTGGATGATTAAAAGGGGAATG ATTCCTATCAACCAGTCCAATGTAATGGATGATATTGAGAAATGGCTGGCGTTGGATGATGAG TATGATGACTTTGAGGACTCCGATGGTGTGACCAGTGAAG agtTTGACAGGTTTTTGGCAGAAAGAGCAAAAGCAGCTGAGCGGCTGCCATCGCTGAGAGCCTCCTCGCAGGACACCAACCACTCAGAGTCTTAA
- the tom1 gene encoding target of Myb1 membrane trafficking protein isoform X3, giving the protein MEFLLGNPFSTPVGQRIEAATSSSLPSEDWALNMEICDMINSSEEGPKDAVRAIKKRIVGNKNFKEVMQALTVLETCVKNCGYRFHILVTTRDFVEGVLVRSIIPRNNPPLVLHDRVLSIIQAWADAFRSSPDLTGVVSVYEDLRRKGLEFPMTELDGYSPVQAPQKTLPGNGPAVTTLPAALLSSKPPLIPAQTSELKLALEGNNAFTPSQIKNLKTELGVVRSNLTMMSDMMSQLDPVTVKQADMELLEQLYTVCKEMQERIVKIVPRLSEEKLIEELLATNDEMNTAFLRYHRFERRLTNGPNTAEKSHTYVNLTDLNLTAESVSQSQGASLTNNSSLSQSRSDSLASQMARLSTSESDDTLSQKINVPTPQRPSEQSDAAVDGQAQALDSRRLNAGMIPINQSNVMDDIEKWLALDDEYDDFEDSDGVTSEEFDRFLAERAKAAERLPSLRASSQDTNHSES; this is encoded by the exons ATGGAGTTTTTACTGGGAAATCCGTTCAGCACGCCGGTGGGACAGCGGATCG AGGCTGCGACCAGCTCCAGCCTGCCATCAGAGGACTGGGCCCTCAACATGGAGATCTGCGACATGATCAACAGCTCAgaggaagg ACCCAAAGACGCAGTCAGAGCCATAAAGAAAAGGATTGTGGGGAACAAGAACTTCAAGGAGGTCATGCAGGCACTCACC GTCCTGGAGACTTGTGTGAAGAACTGCGGCTACAGGTTTCACATTCTGGTGACGACACGGGATTTTGTAGAGGGGGTTCTGGTGCGCTCGATCATTCCAAGAAACAATCCTCCATTGGTCCTGCATGACAGAGTGCTCAGCATCATACAG GCGTGGGCTGATGCATTCCGGAGCTCACCCGACCTGACGGGCGTGGTGTCGGTGTATGAGGACCTACGAAGGAAAGGGCTTGAGTTCCCCATGACAGAACTGGATGGTTACTCACCTGTCCAAGCCCCACAAAAG ACTCTGCCTGGGAACGGGCCTGCTGTCACTACCCTGCCTGCTGCACTCCTCTCTTCCAAACCTCCGCTCATCCCAGCCCAGACATCTGAGCTAAAACTGGCCCTAGAGGGAAACAATGCCTTCACTCCCAGCCAG ATCAAAAACCTGAAGACAGAGCTGGGAGTGGTGCGAAGCAACCTGACGATGATGTCAGACATGATGAGTCAGCTGGATCCTGTCACGGTAAAGCAGGCAGacatggagctgctggag CAGTTATACACAGTTTGTAAGGAAATGCAAGAGCGGATCGTGAAGATCGTCCCCAGACTCAGCGAGGAGAAGCTGATTGAGGAGTTGCTGGCAACTAATGATGAGATGAACACCGCCTTCCTTCGCTACCACAG ATTTGAAAGAAGGCTAACGAATGggccaaacacagcagagaag AGCCACACGTATGTCAACCTGACAGACCTCAATCTGACAGCGGAGtctgtcagccaatcacaaggcGCATCACTTACCAATAACAGCTCACTCAGCCAGTCAAGATCAGACAGTTTGGCCAGTCAGATGGCCAGACTCA GTACAAGTGAATCAGATGACACGTTATCACAGAAGATAAATGTCCCCACTCCACAAAGACCGAG TGAGCAGAGCGACGCTGCAGTGGACGGCCAGGCTCAGGCTCTGGACAGCAGACGACTAAACGCAGGAATG ATTCCTATCAACCAGTCCAATGTAATGGATGATATTGAGAAATGGCTGGCGTTGGATGATGAG TATGATGACTTTGAGGACTCCGATGGTGTGACCAGTGAAG agtTTGACAGGTTTTTGGCAGAAAGAGCAAAAGCAGCTGAGCGGCTGCCATCGCTGAGAGCCTCCTCGCAGGACACCAACCACTCAGAGTCTTAA
- the tom1 gene encoding target of Myb1 membrane trafficking protein isoform X1, whose product MEFLLGNPFSTPVGQRIEAATSSSLPSEDWALNMEICDMINSSEEGPKDAVRAIKKRIVGNKNFKEVMQALTVLETCVKNCGYRFHILVTTRDFVEGVLVRSIIPRNNPPLVLHDRVLSIIQAWADAFRSSPDLTGVVSVYEDLRRKGLEFPMTELDGYSPVQAPQKTLPGNGPAVTTLPAALLSSKPPLIPAQTSELKLALEGNNAFTPSQIKNLKTELGVVRSNLTMMSDMMSQLDPVTVKQADMELLEQLYTVCKEMQERIVKIVPRLSEEKLIEELLATNDEMNTAFLRYHRFERRLTNGPNTAEKSHTYVNLTDLNLTAESVSQSQGASLTNNSSLSQSRSDSLASQMARLSTSESDDTLSQKINVPTPQRPSEQSDAAVDGQAQALDSRRLNAGMDGSPASTCSSSPKLDWMIKRGMIPINQSNVMDDIEKWLALDDEYDDFEDSDGVTSEEFDRFLAERAKAAERLPSLRASSQDTNHSES is encoded by the exons ATGGAGTTTTTACTGGGAAATCCGTTCAGCACGCCGGTGGGACAGCGGATCG AGGCTGCGACCAGCTCCAGCCTGCCATCAGAGGACTGGGCCCTCAACATGGAGATCTGCGACATGATCAACAGCTCAgaggaagg ACCCAAAGACGCAGTCAGAGCCATAAAGAAAAGGATTGTGGGGAACAAGAACTTCAAGGAGGTCATGCAGGCACTCACC GTCCTGGAGACTTGTGTGAAGAACTGCGGCTACAGGTTTCACATTCTGGTGACGACACGGGATTTTGTAGAGGGGGTTCTGGTGCGCTCGATCATTCCAAGAAACAATCCTCCATTGGTCCTGCATGACAGAGTGCTCAGCATCATACAG GCGTGGGCTGATGCATTCCGGAGCTCACCCGACCTGACGGGCGTGGTGTCGGTGTATGAGGACCTACGAAGGAAAGGGCTTGAGTTCCCCATGACAGAACTGGATGGTTACTCACCTGTCCAAGCCCCACAAAAG ACTCTGCCTGGGAACGGGCCTGCTGTCACTACCCTGCCTGCTGCACTCCTCTCTTCCAAACCTCCGCTCATCCCAGCCCAGACATCTGAGCTAAAACTGGCCCTAGAGGGAAACAATGCCTTCACTCCCAGCCAG ATCAAAAACCTGAAGACAGAGCTGGGAGTGGTGCGAAGCAACCTGACGATGATGTCAGACATGATGAGTCAGCTGGATCCTGTCACGGTAAAGCAGGCAGacatggagctgctggag CAGTTATACACAGTTTGTAAGGAAATGCAAGAGCGGATCGTGAAGATCGTCCCCAGACTCAGCGAGGAGAAGCTGATTGAGGAGTTGCTGGCAACTAATGATGAGATGAACACCGCCTTCCTTCGCTACCACAG ATTTGAAAGAAGGCTAACGAATGggccaaacacagcagagaag AGCCACACGTATGTCAACCTGACAGACCTCAATCTGACAGCGGAGtctgtcagccaatcacaaggcGCATCACTTACCAATAACAGCTCACTCAGCCAGTCAAGATCAGACAGTTTGGCCAGTCAGATGGCCAGACTCA GTACAAGTGAATCAGATGACACGTTATCACAGAAGATAAATGTCCCCACTCCACAAAGACCGAG TGAGCAGAGCGACGCTGCAGTGGACGGCCAGGCTCAGGCTCTGGACAGCAGACGACTAAACGCAGGAATG GACGGCAGCccagcctccacctgcagctcctcaccAAAGTTAGATTGGATGATTAAAAGGGGAATG ATTCCTATCAACCAGTCCAATGTAATGGATGATATTGAGAAATGGCTGGCGTTGGATGATGAG TATGATGACTTTGAGGACTCCGATGGTGTGACCAGTGAAG agtTTGACAGGTTTTTGGCAGAAAGAGCAAAAGCAGCTGAGCGGCTGCCATCGCTGAGAGCCTCCTCGCAGGACACCAACCACTCAGAGTCTTAA
- the tom1 gene encoding target of Myb1 membrane trafficking protein isoform X4 codes for MEFLLGNPFSTPVGQRIEAATSSSLPSEDWALNMEICDMINSSEEGPKDAVRAIKKRIVGNKNFKEVMQALTVLETCVKNCGYRFHILVTTRDFVEGVLVRSIIPRNNPPLVLHDRVLSIIQAWADAFRSSPDLTGVVSVYEDLRRKGLEFPMTELDGYSPVQAPQKTLPGNGPAVTTLPAALLSSKPPLIPAQTSELKLALEGNNAFTPSQIKNLKTELGVVRSNLTMMSDMMSQLDPVTVKQADMELLELYTVCKEMQERIVKIVPRLSEEKLIEELLATNDEMNTAFLRYHRFERRLTNGPNTAEKSHTYVNLTDLNLTAESVSQSQGASLTNNSSLSQSRSDSLASQMARLSTSESDDTLSQKINVPTPQRPSEQSDAAVDGQAQALDSRRLNAGMIPINQSNVMDDIEKWLALDDEYDDFEDSDGVTSEEFDRFLAERAKAAERLPSLRASSQDTNHSES; via the exons ATGGAGTTTTTACTGGGAAATCCGTTCAGCACGCCGGTGGGACAGCGGATCG AGGCTGCGACCAGCTCCAGCCTGCCATCAGAGGACTGGGCCCTCAACATGGAGATCTGCGACATGATCAACAGCTCAgaggaagg ACCCAAAGACGCAGTCAGAGCCATAAAGAAAAGGATTGTGGGGAACAAGAACTTCAAGGAGGTCATGCAGGCACTCACC GTCCTGGAGACTTGTGTGAAGAACTGCGGCTACAGGTTTCACATTCTGGTGACGACACGGGATTTTGTAGAGGGGGTTCTGGTGCGCTCGATCATTCCAAGAAACAATCCTCCATTGGTCCTGCATGACAGAGTGCTCAGCATCATACAG GCGTGGGCTGATGCATTCCGGAGCTCACCCGACCTGACGGGCGTGGTGTCGGTGTATGAGGACCTACGAAGGAAAGGGCTTGAGTTCCCCATGACAGAACTGGATGGTTACTCACCTGTCCAAGCCCCACAAAAG ACTCTGCCTGGGAACGGGCCTGCTGTCACTACCCTGCCTGCTGCACTCCTCTCTTCCAAACCTCCGCTCATCCCAGCCCAGACATCTGAGCTAAAACTGGCCCTAGAGGGAAACAATGCCTTCACTCCCAGCCAG ATCAAAAACCTGAAGACAGAGCTGGGAGTGGTGCGAAGCAACCTGACGATGATGTCAGACATGATGAGTCAGCTGGATCCTGTCACGGTAAAGCAGGCAGacatggagctgctggag TTATACACAGTTTGTAAGGAAATGCAAGAGCGGATCGTGAAGATCGTCCCCAGACTCAGCGAGGAGAAGCTGATTGAGGAGTTGCTGGCAACTAATGATGAGATGAACACCGCCTTCCTTCGCTACCACAG ATTTGAAAGAAGGCTAACGAATGggccaaacacagcagagaag AGCCACACGTATGTCAACCTGACAGACCTCAATCTGACAGCGGAGtctgtcagccaatcacaaggcGCATCACTTACCAATAACAGCTCACTCAGCCAGTCAAGATCAGACAGTTTGGCCAGTCAGATGGCCAGACTCA GTACAAGTGAATCAGATGACACGTTATCACAGAAGATAAATGTCCCCACTCCACAAAGACCGAG TGAGCAGAGCGACGCTGCAGTGGACGGCCAGGCTCAGGCTCTGGACAGCAGACGACTAAACGCAGGAATG ATTCCTATCAACCAGTCCAATGTAATGGATGATATTGAGAAATGGCTGGCGTTGGATGATGAG TATGATGACTTTGAGGACTCCGATGGTGTGACCAGTGAAG agtTTGACAGGTTTTTGGCAGAAAGAGCAAAAGCAGCTGAGCGGCTGCCATCGCTGAGAGCCTCCTCGCAGGACACCAACCACTCAGAGTCTTAA
- the tom1 gene encoding target of Myb1 membrane trafficking protein isoform X2 — protein MEFLLGNPFSTPVGQRIEAATSSSLPSEDWALNMEICDMINSSEEGPKDAVRAIKKRIVGNKNFKEVMQALTVLETCVKNCGYRFHILVTTRDFVEGVLVRSIIPRNNPPLVLHDRVLSIIQAWADAFRSSPDLTGVVSVYEDLRRKGLEFPMTELDGYSPVQAPQKTLPGNGPAVTTLPAALLSSKPPLIPAQTSELKLALEGNNAFTPSQIKNLKTELGVVRSNLTMMSDMMSQLDPVTVKQADMELLELYTVCKEMQERIVKIVPRLSEEKLIEELLATNDEMNTAFLRYHRFERRLTNGPNTAEKSHTYVNLTDLNLTAESVSQSQGASLTNNSSLSQSRSDSLASQMARLSTSESDDTLSQKINVPTPQRPSEQSDAAVDGQAQALDSRRLNAGMDGSPASTCSSSPKLDWMIKRGMIPINQSNVMDDIEKWLALDDEYDDFEDSDGVTSEEFDRFLAERAKAAERLPSLRASSQDTNHSES, from the exons ATGGAGTTTTTACTGGGAAATCCGTTCAGCACGCCGGTGGGACAGCGGATCG AGGCTGCGACCAGCTCCAGCCTGCCATCAGAGGACTGGGCCCTCAACATGGAGATCTGCGACATGATCAACAGCTCAgaggaagg ACCCAAAGACGCAGTCAGAGCCATAAAGAAAAGGATTGTGGGGAACAAGAACTTCAAGGAGGTCATGCAGGCACTCACC GTCCTGGAGACTTGTGTGAAGAACTGCGGCTACAGGTTTCACATTCTGGTGACGACACGGGATTTTGTAGAGGGGGTTCTGGTGCGCTCGATCATTCCAAGAAACAATCCTCCATTGGTCCTGCATGACAGAGTGCTCAGCATCATACAG GCGTGGGCTGATGCATTCCGGAGCTCACCCGACCTGACGGGCGTGGTGTCGGTGTATGAGGACCTACGAAGGAAAGGGCTTGAGTTCCCCATGACAGAACTGGATGGTTACTCACCTGTCCAAGCCCCACAAAAG ACTCTGCCTGGGAACGGGCCTGCTGTCACTACCCTGCCTGCTGCACTCCTCTCTTCCAAACCTCCGCTCATCCCAGCCCAGACATCTGAGCTAAAACTGGCCCTAGAGGGAAACAATGCCTTCACTCCCAGCCAG ATCAAAAACCTGAAGACAGAGCTGGGAGTGGTGCGAAGCAACCTGACGATGATGTCAGACATGATGAGTCAGCTGGATCCTGTCACGGTAAAGCAGGCAGacatggagctgctggag TTATACACAGTTTGTAAGGAAATGCAAGAGCGGATCGTGAAGATCGTCCCCAGACTCAGCGAGGAGAAGCTGATTGAGGAGTTGCTGGCAACTAATGATGAGATGAACACCGCCTTCCTTCGCTACCACAG ATTTGAAAGAAGGCTAACGAATGggccaaacacagcagagaag AGCCACACGTATGTCAACCTGACAGACCTCAATCTGACAGCGGAGtctgtcagccaatcacaaggcGCATCACTTACCAATAACAGCTCACTCAGCCAGTCAAGATCAGACAGTTTGGCCAGTCAGATGGCCAGACTCA GTACAAGTGAATCAGATGACACGTTATCACAGAAGATAAATGTCCCCACTCCACAAAGACCGAG TGAGCAGAGCGACGCTGCAGTGGACGGCCAGGCTCAGGCTCTGGACAGCAGACGACTAAACGCAGGAATG GACGGCAGCccagcctccacctgcagctcctcaccAAAGTTAGATTGGATGATTAAAAGGGGAATG ATTCCTATCAACCAGTCCAATGTAATGGATGATATTGAGAAATGGCTGGCGTTGGATGATGAG TATGATGACTTTGAGGACTCCGATGGTGTGACCAGTGAAG agtTTGACAGGTTTTTGGCAGAAAGAGCAAAAGCAGCTGAGCGGCTGCCATCGCTGAGAGCCTCCTCGCAGGACACCAACCACTCAGAGTCTTAA
- the tom1 gene encoding target of Myb1 membrane trafficking protein isoform X6, with amino-acid sequence MEFLLGNPFSTPVGQRIEAATSSSLPSEDWALNMEICDMINSSEEGPKDAVRAIKKRIVGNKNFKEVMQALTVLETCVKNCGYRFHILVTTRDFVEGVLVRSIIPRNNPPLVLHDRVLSIIQAWADAFRSSPDLTGVVSVYEDLRRKGLEFPMTELDGYSPVQAPQKIKNLKTELGVVRSNLTMMSDMMSQLDPVTVKQADMELLEQLYTVCKEMQERIVKIVPRLSEEKLIEELLATNDEMNTAFLRYHRFERRLTNGPNTAEKSHTYVNLTDLNLTAESVSQSQGASLTNNSSLSQSRSDSLASQMARLSTSESDDTLSQKINVPTPQRPSEQSDAAVDGQAQALDSRRLNAGMIPINQSNVMDDIEKWLALDDEYDDFEDSDGVTSEEFDRFLAERAKAAERLPSLRASSQDTNHSES; translated from the exons ATGGAGTTTTTACTGGGAAATCCGTTCAGCACGCCGGTGGGACAGCGGATCG AGGCTGCGACCAGCTCCAGCCTGCCATCAGAGGACTGGGCCCTCAACATGGAGATCTGCGACATGATCAACAGCTCAgaggaagg ACCCAAAGACGCAGTCAGAGCCATAAAGAAAAGGATTGTGGGGAACAAGAACTTCAAGGAGGTCATGCAGGCACTCACC GTCCTGGAGACTTGTGTGAAGAACTGCGGCTACAGGTTTCACATTCTGGTGACGACACGGGATTTTGTAGAGGGGGTTCTGGTGCGCTCGATCATTCCAAGAAACAATCCTCCATTGGTCCTGCATGACAGAGTGCTCAGCATCATACAG GCGTGGGCTGATGCATTCCGGAGCTCACCCGACCTGACGGGCGTGGTGTCGGTGTATGAGGACCTACGAAGGAAAGGGCTTGAGTTCCCCATGACAGAACTGGATGGTTACTCACCTGTCCAAGCCCCACAAAAG ATCAAAAACCTGAAGACAGAGCTGGGAGTGGTGCGAAGCAACCTGACGATGATGTCAGACATGATGAGTCAGCTGGATCCTGTCACGGTAAAGCAGGCAGacatggagctgctggag CAGTTATACACAGTTTGTAAGGAAATGCAAGAGCGGATCGTGAAGATCGTCCCCAGACTCAGCGAGGAGAAGCTGATTGAGGAGTTGCTGGCAACTAATGATGAGATGAACACCGCCTTCCTTCGCTACCACAG ATTTGAAAGAAGGCTAACGAATGggccaaacacagcagagaag AGCCACACGTATGTCAACCTGACAGACCTCAATCTGACAGCGGAGtctgtcagccaatcacaaggcGCATCACTTACCAATAACAGCTCACTCAGCCAGTCAAGATCAGACAGTTTGGCCAGTCAGATGGCCAGACTCA GTACAAGTGAATCAGATGACACGTTATCACAGAAGATAAATGTCCCCACTCCACAAAGACCGAG TGAGCAGAGCGACGCTGCAGTGGACGGCCAGGCTCAGGCTCTGGACAGCAGACGACTAAACGCAGGAATG ATTCCTATCAACCAGTCCAATGTAATGGATGATATTGAGAAATGGCTGGCGTTGGATGATGAG TATGATGACTTTGAGGACTCCGATGGTGTGACCAGTGAAG agtTTGACAGGTTTTTGGCAGAAAGAGCAAAAGCAGCTGAGCGGCTGCCATCGCTGAGAGCCTCCTCGCAGGACACCAACCACTCAGAGTCTTAA
- the LOC139343470 gene encoding microfibril-associated glycoprotein 4-like, whose product MELLPVLFILLAPLLTSCNKLPVDCSDIQKEDKSRRSGVYTIYPLGERSAGQVYCNMQSEGGSWTVIQRRMDGSVNFYRPWNQYKMGFGNAAGEYWLGLDNLNYLTRNRKYELLVDMEDFKGAKTFAHYSSFSVDSECNGYMLHVSGFMGGEAGNCMEYHNGQKFSTFDKDLDNWSNNCARKFLGAFWYKDCHCTNPNGVYRWGADKTLFAVGVEWSKWKNHDYSLKAISMMIRPVL is encoded by the exons ATGGAG ctgctaccagtcctcttcatcctgctggCTCCACTGTTGACCAGCTGCAACAAGCTTCCAGTGGACTGCAGTGACATCCAAAAAGAAGACAAGAGCCGACGCAGCGGGGTGTACACCATCTATCCCCTCGGAGAGCGTTCTGCTGGCCAG gtgtaCTGCAACATGCAGTCAGAGGGAGGAAGCTGGACG GTGATCCAGAGGAGGATGGACGGCTCAGTCAACTTCTACAGGCCATGGAATCAGTACAAGATGGGCTTTGGTAACGCTGCTGGAGAGTACTGGCTGG GTCTTGACAATCTCAACTACCTGACACGCAACCGAAAATACGAGCTCCTGGTGGACATGGAGGACTTTAAGGGGGCGAAGACGTTCGCTCACTACTCCTCATTCTCCGTTGACTCAGAGTGTAACGGATACATGCTGCATGTGTCTGGATTCATGGGCGGAGAAGCAG GAAACTGCATGGAGTATCACAATGGACAGAAGTTCTCCACCTTTGACAAAGACCTGGACAACTGGTCTAATAACTGTGCCAGAAAGTTCTTGGGGGCGTTCTGGTACAAAGACTGTCACTGCACAAACCCCAACGGGGTTTATCGCTGGGGGGCTGACAAGACCCTCTTTGCTGTTGGGGTGGAGTGGTCCAAGTGGAAGAATCACGACTACTCCCTGAAGGCTATCAGCATGATGATCCGTCCTGTCCTGTAG
- the LOC139343812 gene encoding bMERB domain-containing protein 1 has translation MDKEGKSSNQYGALEKTHVDAETEKSTEDVVSMADSTITIEDIEGELCKIERIRDILVRRESELRYMMDDIQLCKEITRLKTELQKLVSIPDKDKSKEDREEELLQQINKLVETRDFLVDDVEFERLREREEDREMAAFLQSKFPKALAAKGALQDQTVASKSQQTSAPFITKTGLTLLKDCCGFTCTIM, from the exons ATGGACAAAGAGGGAAAATCCTCTAACCAGTACGGCGCTTTGGAGAAGACGCATGTGGACGCAGAGACGGAGAAATCAA CGGAGGACGTTGTTTCGATGGCTGACTCTACAATTACAATCGAGGACATTGAAGGAGAGCTGTGCAAAATTGAGCGGATAAGAGACATCCTCGTACGGAGAGAGTCAGAGCTGAGATACAT GATGGACGACATCCAGCTCTGCAAAGAAATCACCCGGCTGAAGACGGAGCTGCAGAAACTTGTCTCAATTCCAG ACAAGGATAAGTccaaggaggacagagaagaagagctgctgcagcagatcaacaagctggtggagaccagaGACTTCCTCGTGGACGATGTGGAGTTTGAAAGGCTGAG ggaaagagaggaagacagagaaatggCTGCCTTCTTGCAGTCCAAATTTCCCAAGGCATTGGCTGCAAAAG GTGCTCTGCAAGATCAAACGGTGGCATCCAAATCCCAGCAGACGTCAGCGCCATTCATCACCAAAACTGGACTCACACTTCTGAAAGACTGCTGCGGCTTCACCTGCACCATCATGTAA